Proteins from a genomic interval of Nostoc sp. TCL240-02:
- a CDS encoding DUF3531 family protein, which translates to MEIQFREINPFDMWIWLKFSTNPSAREKQYVEEVFNSWFYLGKLGAFNAENLQVQDTGLDISYMNYDEQGYDKSLLALMHNIGEFEYEGQWGRCWFDLGTSDAIALDILINALTQLSQEYVTIEQLYIGGENPDWPIEDSESRPQSIYDN; encoded by the coding sequence ATGGAGATTCAGTTCCGCGAGATTAATCCTTTTGATATGTGGATTTGGCTGAAATTCAGTACAAATCCTTCTGCACGTGAAAAACAGTATGTAGAAGAAGTTTTCAATTCCTGGTTTTATCTGGGTAAATTGGGCGCATTTAACGCAGAGAATCTTCAGGTGCAGGACACTGGACTCGATATCAGCTACATGAATTATGATGAGCAAGGATATGACAAAAGCTTGCTAGCACTGATGCACAACATTGGTGAGTTTGAATATGAGGGACAGTGGGGGCGTTGTTGGTTTGACTTAGGAACCAGTGATGCGATCGCTCTCGATATTCTAATCAACGCGCTGACACAGCTAAGTCAGGAATATGTGACCATTGAACAATTATACATCGGTGGCGAAAATCCAGATTGGCCTATTGAGGATAGCGAAAGTCGTCCTCAGTCTATTTACGATAATTAG
- a CDS encoding NUDIX hydrolase, giving the protein MNKAGEIRVIALGLIRDGERIFVSEGYDPVKQETFYRALGGGVDFGETSHAALKREFQEEIQAELTSIKYLGCIENLFTFNGRQGHEIIQLYQCDFVDSKFYQLESLIFSESQHHKHKALWIDISRFKSDELRLVPKVFFEYL; this is encoded by the coding sequence ATGAATAAAGCAGGCGAAATTCGGGTAATAGCCTTGGGGCTAATTCGAGATGGCGAACGCATATTTGTTTCTGAAGGCTATGATCCCGTAAAGCAAGAAACATTTTATCGGGCTTTAGGCGGTGGTGTTGATTTTGGCGAAACCAGCCACGCCGCCTTAAAACGAGAGTTTCAAGAGGAAATTCAGGCAGAGTTAACGAGTATTAAATATCTAGGTTGTATAGAGAACCTATTTACATTTAATGGTAGGCAAGGTCATGAAATCATTCAGCTTTATCAATGTGACTTTGTTGATTCAAAATTTTATCAACTGGAAAGTCTAATTTTTTCAGAATCACAACATCATAAACATAAAGCATTATGGATAGATATCTCTCGCTTCAAATCTGATGAATTACGATTAGTACCTAAAGTATTTTTTGAATATCTGTAA
- a CDS encoding DUF29 domain-containing protein encodes MGVPETNPKIPMLSPSLYETDFYAWTQEQVTLLRNEQWSQIDLQNLIEEIQSLGKQQRQELRNRLSVLIGHLLKWEYQSQRCSRSWLATLRIQRLDIAELLEDNPSLKPYLEEALRKAYLKGVELAVGETDLPKRTFSVECPYSLSEIVDYDFYPGEPSKLVDELEQ; translated from the coding sequence ATGGGTGTACCTGAAACAAACCCAAAGATACCAATGCTTTCACCAAGCCTTTACGAAACCGATTTTTACGCTTGGACGCAGGAACAAGTTACTTTACTTCGCAATGAGCAGTGGAGTCAGATTGATCTGCAAAATCTGATTGAGGAGATTCAATCTTTGGGTAAACAGCAACGTCAAGAACTACGAAACCGTCTGAGTGTGTTGATTGGACATTTACTAAAGTGGGAGTACCAGTCCCAACGCTGTAGCCGTAGCTGGTTAGCAACACTTCGTATTCAACGCTTAGATATTGCTGAACTGCTTGAAGACAATCCTAGCCTAAAGCCTTACCTTGAAGAAGCACTTCGCAAAGCCTACCTTAAAGGTGTCGAATTAGCTGTTGGAGAAACAGATTTGCCCAAGCGCACTTTTTCGGTAGAGTGTCCTTACAGTTTGTCAGAGATTGTGGACTATGATTTTTACCCCGGTGAACCAAGCAAGTTAGTGGACGAATTAGAGCAGTAA
- a CDS encoding type II toxin-antitoxin system HicA family toxin: MKSVSGKQLCRLVEQKGWVLQRITGSHHIYENPEVQILSIPVHRNQDLKVGTLKALMKIAQLSEEDLL; the protein is encoded by the coding sequence ATGAAATCGGTTTCTGGCAAGCAACTTTGTAGGCTTGTGGAGCAAAAAGGTTGGGTTTTGCAAAGAATTACTGGCAGTCATCATATTTATGAAAACCCTGAAGTACAAATCCTGTCAATTCCTGTTCACCGCAATCAAGATTTGAAAGTTGGAACCTTGAAAGCCTTGATGAAAATAGCCCAGCTATCTGAAGAAGATTTACTTTAA
- a CDS encoding type II toxin-antitoxin system HicB family antitoxin: protein MKIRAIIHPAEEGGYWAEVPALPGCITEGDTKEEVMANLKDAIEGWLEVANSRNAIESTDQVVEIAV from the coding sequence ATGAAAATTAGAGCAATTATTCATCCAGCAGAAGAAGGCGGCTATTGGGCAGAGGTTCCCGCGCTTCCCGGTTGTATTACCGAAGGAGACACCAAAGAAGAGGTGATGGCTAATTTAAAAGATGCTATTGAAGGTTGGCTTGAAGTTGCCAACAGTCGTAATGCAATTGAGTCAACAGATCAAGTTGTCGAAATTGCTGTATGA